The following coding sequences lie in one Desulfobulbaceae bacterium genomic window:
- a CDS encoding ribonuclease D — protein MIDIPMITTTQGVTELANRLQDEQIVACDLEADSLHRYQEKVCLIQFSIPNFSALVDPLAGPDLSPLASVMTNPAIRKVFHGADYDVRSLHRDFGLEIKNLFDTMIASQFLGKKDLGLAATLKKRFDVTLNKQSQKADWSRRPLSPEMLNYAAMDTRFLIDLHMQLEEELQKKGRLSWVIEECFFLEQVRVAARKNAPLFLRFKGASRLPPRTLAVLEELLHFRDEQARRMDRPPFKVVGNETLAELATKRPLTINTLVDIKGLSENITQRHGSGLLRAIAKGLAIPDTKLPQYPLSPRPERDLRKDSRLKRLKRWREIKASEMTLDPGILANNILLEALANLPDGAPVNEIIPRNWQRELFADEITRELA, from the coding sequence ATGATAGACATCCCGATGATTACCACCACCCAAGGCGTAACAGAATTAGCCAACCGTCTGCAAGATGAGCAGATCGTGGCCTGTGACTTAGAGGCAGACTCACTCCATCGATATCAGGAGAAAGTCTGCCTGATCCAGTTTTCTATCCCAAACTTTTCCGCGCTTGTCGATCCTCTGGCCGGGCCTGACCTCTCACCCCTTGCTTCTGTCATGACCAATCCGGCCATTCGGAAAGTTTTCCACGGGGCTGATTACGATGTCCGTTCTCTTCACCGAGATTTCGGCCTTGAGATAAAGAACCTGTTTGACACCATGATTGCTTCCCAGTTTCTTGGAAAAAAAGATCTGGGTCTCGCCGCTACCTTGAAAAAACGATTTGATGTCACGTTAAATAAACAGTCGCAAAAAGCCGATTGGAGCCGAAGGCCTTTGAGTCCAGAGATGCTGAACTATGCGGCCATGGACACCCGTTTCCTTATCGATTTGCACATGCAGTTAGAAGAGGAACTTCAAAAAAAAGGTCGGCTATCTTGGGTAATTGAGGAGTGCTTCTTCCTGGAGCAGGTTCGGGTTGCCGCGAGGAAAAATGCCCCCCTGTTCCTCCGCTTCAAAGGAGCCTCACGGCTCCCCCCAAGAACATTGGCAGTGCTTGAGGAATTACTGCATTTCAGAGACGAACAGGCACGCCGGATGGATCGGCCCCCATTTAAGGTAGTAGGAAATGAAACCTTGGCGGAACTTGCCACAAAACGTCCTCTAACGATCAATACTCTAGTAGACATTAAAGGCCTGAGTGAAAATATCACTCAGCGGCATGGCAGTGGCTTGCTGCGCGCTATTGCCAAGGGTTTAGCCATTCCCGACACCAAACTTCCCCAATACCCCCTATCCCCCCGCCCAGAACGAGACCTTCGCAAGGATTCCCGACTGAAACGTCTCAAGCGATGGAGAGAGATAAAGGCCAGCGAGATGACACTAGATCCTGGCATCTTAGCCAACAATATCCTGTTGGAGGCATTGGCAAACTTACCGGATGGCGCGCCTGTCAACGAAATCATCCCCCGGAACTGGCAACGAGAACTCTTTGCTGACGAGATCACGCGGGAACTTGCTTAA